In Salirhabdus salicampi, a genomic segment contains:
- a CDS encoding glycosyltransferase has translation MKGKRILVITNMYPSKKHHTFGIFVKNQVESLRKRGYVVDVLAVKDPRMGKIFVMKKYGTWLIRFCAIFLLKGRKYDIVHAHYIFPSGWLGQAFKRWFGAKLIITAHGGDVDKMMKKGSIIQHHMQRILHACDHIVAVGPKLKADIVEHFRISEKKVEIINMGVNRKQFHPLPKRETKEKLGISKEKFIILYAGNFIRAKGLEELILAYHRLKQKYDDIELHIIGAIKEPHFFDDMKQTIHRDHIQDVTIHGPKEQSTVAKWIAAANMFVLPSYMEGFGLVALEAMSCHTPVVGSQVGGLAHLLQDGAGILVKPKDVSSLQAGMERLLQDEQLNKRLIDKGEMIAQQNDQDRLVNELISLYAT, from the coding sequence ATGAAGGGGAAACGTATTCTCGTGATTACGAATATGTATCCAAGTAAAAAGCATCACACGTTCGGCATTTTCGTGAAAAATCAAGTGGAATCTCTCCGTAAGCGGGGCTATGTTGTTGACGTATTAGCGGTAAAGGACCCCCGTATGGGGAAAATCTTCGTCATGAAAAAATATGGAACCTGGCTCATTCGCTTTTGTGCAATCTTTCTTTTAAAAGGAAGGAAATATGATATCGTTCACGCCCACTATATTTTTCCGAGTGGCTGGCTCGGACAAGCATTTAAACGGTGGTTTGGCGCCAAATTGATTATCACGGCTCATGGTGGTGACGTAGATAAAATGATGAAAAAAGGTTCCATCATCCAACACCATATGCAACGTATATTACATGCCTGTGATCATATCGTAGCTGTGGGGCCGAAATTAAAAGCAGATATTGTCGAACACTTCCGTATATCAGAGAAAAAAGTGGAAATAATAAACATGGGAGTGAACCGTAAACAGTTCCACCCACTTCCGAAACGAGAAACGAAAGAAAAGCTCGGCATTTCGAAGGAAAAATTCATCATCCTTTATGCAGGTAACTTCATTCGGGCAAAAGGGTTAGAAGAGCTGATTCTTGCTTATCATCGTTTAAAACAGAAGTACGATGATATTGAACTGCACATCATCGGTGCTATTAAGGAACCCCACTTTTTCGATGATATGAAACAAACGATACACCGAGACCATATTCAAGATGTTACCATCCACGGTCCTAAGGAACAAAGTACTGTAGCAAAATGGATAGCCGCCGCAAATATGTTCGTGCTCCCTTCCTATATGGAAGGGTTTGGACTTGTCGCTTTAGAGGCGATGTCCTGCCATACGCCAGTTGTTGGCAGTCAGGTTGGCGGTTTAGCTCATCTATTACAAGATGGTGCAGGCATATTAGTGAAACCGAAGGATGTTTCATCTTTACAAGCAGGAATGGAACGACTCCTCCAAGATGAACAATTAAACAAACGTTTGATTGATAAGGGAGAAATGATTGCGCAGCAAAATGATCAAGACCGGTTAGTAAATGAATTAATTTCGTTGTATGCAACATGA